TAATAAGTAAAAGAGCAGCAGACAAGCCCTACAAGTCCTATTACATGGTCAATGGATCCACCGGTCAGCGGACACTTTTGCGGTCATCTTCCATAACCAGTATCTATGATATTAAATTTTCACCGGATAATAGATTTATAACTTATAGAGACGGCCAGGACGACGTCTACAAATGTTTTGATGTTCCGTTGAACGCTATATATGATTTCACTCAGGAAATTAATAAACAGATGCTCCACTACGATGGGCGTACAAGATCCACGTTACCTAATTATAAAGGCGTAATCGGCTGGATAAAGGGAACTACACATGTACTCATGGTTGGGATGCATGGCATCTGGGAACTAGACGTAACCGGTAAATGCAGCCCTAGAAACCTAACTGCAAATGGTAAAAATGATGGGTTGATTCATTACTCCTTTTGTGAAAAAATGGACAATCAGGTCATTGATCCGTCCAAAGACCTGTATGTATATGGGGTGAATCACAAAACCAAAGAATCATCGCTATACAGACTTAATATCAAACGAAAGATATTTCAAGAATTGTATGCCGGCAACTTCTTTTGGGCAGAACCTTACGGAGAGGTCCCTAAGAGATATTTTCAGAGAGCGAAAAATGCAGATGCCTTCATAGTAGCATTCCCTACCGTAGATAAAACTCCTGATCTATTCTTTACCACCCAATTCAGGAAATTTGACACTTTAACTACGCTATACCCTGAGAAAAAATACAATTGGCTTACTTCAGAACTGCATACTTATAAAGATGAACTTGGAAATGTCTGCCAGGGCCTACTGTATAAACCTGAGAACTTTAACCCTGATAAGAAATATCCCATTATCTTATATTTTTATCAAAATATTTCTAATACCCTAAATGAGCCATTATCCGTGGACCCGGTGTCCTCTGGCTTAAATATACCTCATCTTGTTAGCAACGGATACCTGGTTTTTCAACCCGATATCTATATTGAAAAGGGCAAGTTTGGGCAATACGTATTAATGAGCATCAATGCAGCGGCCGACCATTTGTCAACCTTTAACTACATAGACAGCAACAAGATGGCAATTGCAGGTCATAGTTATGGGGGTTATGAAGTTAATCAGATCATTACCCATACAAATCGGTTTTCAGCTGCATTATCGGGCGCGGGGTTTTCAAGTATTGTTAATAATACCTTTGACCTAGGTGTAGTCAATGAGGAAGTAAGGTCTTTTTCCAGAATCAATTCCAGAATGACTGTTGACTTCGAAGACGCACCGCAGTTATATATAGACAATTCACCAATTTTTAAAACTAAGAATATTCAAACGCCGGTGCTATTTCTGCATAGTGAGGATGATCGAAACGTTCCCTTTTACCATAGCCTGCAGATGTTCTTATCTTTGCGCCACCAGGGGAAAAAAGCATGGCTATTGTCTTATAAAGATGGCGGACATGGCGTAGGAAGCCTAGAGAACAGGATAGACTACATGAAGAAGACAAAGGAGTTCTTCGACTATTATTTAAAAAATGAGCCGATACCGGGGTGGATGCAACGACATATTAAATACTGAAAACATAGAGTGCTCCAAAACTTGGGCACTCTATGTTTATGATACAGAAATCATGTCATTTTCCAAATCACCATGTTAATCCCACACCTTTATGATCTATTTTCAATAAATGAATAATTACCTTATGGGGTGATTCGGAAAGTATGCGTAAACGTACCTCTCCATGATCTTTCACGGTTAATTTTCCATCTGCCATTGTTACATCCCAATAATCTGCTGAAATGTAAAGTTTATTATCTACGATTTTCAGGGCTTCTTTGCCTTCACTATCGTAGAAGGTTGCAGACAGTGAGAAAGGTAACGAGCCGTCAACTGGTGCTTTGATTACAAAGTAATGATTCGGTCCTCGGCATTCATCAACTAATCATCAAGGGCATTACCTTTGCATCATTATCCTTTCTTCTTCCAGTTGTGAGGTAATAAGTTGATCAGCTGATTTGCAGGGCAGTCATGCAGACTATCGTAGATATCACAGAGGTAGGTAAACGGGTCGATGTTATTGAGATGGCAGGATTCAATCAGAGAGTAAAATAAAGCTACACGTTCGGCTCCATGTTCATTGCCTGCGAACATTAAGTTCTTATGGAAGATAGTAACAGGTCGGATTACCCTCTCGGCGCCGCTATTATCTGGATCGACGTATCCATTTTCTGTAAATGCTCTTAAACGTGGCCATTGGCCCAGCGCGTAATTGACAGCTTTTGCGATAGGCGTTCCTGGCAGATGACCCTGATTTTGCTGGTGAAGTAACCCTGATTTGATTTTGTTCAGGAACTGGACGGTATATTTCTGACGAAGTTGCAATCGCTGATCCGGAGTAGATTTATTCTTATCGGCATAGGCTTCTATCCGGTAGATAACATTGAAGAGTGTGAGTACTTCTGCTACAAGTTTTTTGTCATACGCCTCTGCCTTCCTGAACCCGCGACGGATGTGGACCAGGCAACTCATCATGGTAACTTCATCGTTATTTTTAAAAGCAGCAGTATATGACCCGAGACCATCAGTCTGGAGTATGCCTTTAAAATCCTTCAATACTTCGGCTGGTATATGTTGGCTTCTTGACGGGTTAAATTCAAACAAGACTAGCTTGTGTTCTGGTGACAGGAACACCCAAAGCCACCCATTAGATGGCTTCCCTTTGCCTACATCGCTTAGGTACTTCAGTTTCGTCTTATCTGCCTTGATATATTTTGATTGCATAATGACCTTCCAAAGGCACCGTAGTAATCGTTGAAGTTTTTTATAACAGATTTCTTCCCAACCATCTACCGTCGATGCTGCAAAGTCTACACCCGTCGTGTTTTTGATAAATCTCAGCTGGCGGTAGTAAGGGTCTCGATATCCAAAACGGCGGCTATGAAGGTATGCAAGCAATCTGTTGCCTGCGGTACCTTTTTCTACCATGCGCGGCTTTACAGGCTCACAGATGATCTGCTTCTCATCATTGATATATTGAAGGTGCTCCTGCTGGACTTTGATGATTTTTCCTGGTGGATAATCATAAAAGGTAGTCACCTTTTTGCCCGTTGGTTTGAGGCCCGTTTTATCAATACTGATATCTATAGTCTCAGTTTGAACCTCTAGCCATGAAGGCTGAACTCTTCTCCCAAGATGTGCCTGGTATCTTTTCCTCTTCCGATTGCCTTTGATTATTTCATGGTTTGCTTGCTGTACACAAGCAGGAGTAACTGCTACGCTGATAATCTCTTCTAACTCCTGCACATCAAATTCAGCGCCCAGCGTTTGCTGAATAGCAACATTGACAACCGCTGATTCAGGTATAAATTTCTCGGATTTCTTTCCCATCAATATATCACAGAATTCCCTTAACTGAACTTCCTTTCGTAATCCTGCTTCTGCCTTCTCTCTCATTTCAGCATTTGCCTTTTCAAGGATCAAAATCCTTTCTTCCAGGTCTTTGATTATTTGTTCCCTATCCAGCATGATTTTATGTGCCTGATGAAAATACTTATTCAGTTTGACACATTCTTCTTGCTTTGCTTCCAGTTGGTTATTCAGGTCGTAGATGATTTTTCCAAACGTAATCCGTTCCCGGGACACAGATTCTGACAAGTAGGCATTTGCCATTGTTAAGGTGGAGACCTGTTGTAAAGCATCTGTGATGGAAGTAATTAATTCGGGGCGCACTGCGTTGTTGTAATGGTTACAGCTATATAAACGCAGCAGGTATTATAATGGTTTGATTATGTCTGATTTTTTCGCTCATACCTTTTCCTATACCTGATCTCAACTCCTTCCAAAATCAGCATCACATCCTTCTTGTCCAGTGTCACTGATCGGTAGTCTGGGCATACACAGGCGTACCCAATGTGCCCTGAGCTAATCTTTATTGTAAAGGGCATGGCCATCACCCTCAAAAACGAGCATCTTTACCTGGGTACGCCTGCCATTGAAGAACAAGTAGATTACTCCACGATTTAATGGATCCTGATTCATTATGTTACGCACTATTCCGGATAAACCATTTATACCCATTCGCATATCGGTATTGTGCGTATACAAATAAAAATTATAACCTGCCAGAGACAACATTTATCAACAATTTATCAAAGTGAGTAAATATTCCGCTGGAACAGCCTGATAGATCTTTATACCTAAAAGCTCCGGGAACACAGGTTGACACTCACCGGATACACTCATCGAATCAATATTTACAAGTAAAATCATGGGCTTATTTAATACCGGAACCTGTGTGTTTCTTTACTTGCAGAGCCAATAATAGAAGGTCTTCACTTTGATTTTATTGGCAGCGCAGTACTCTTTAATTGTTTTGCCAGAACAGGGGTAATTACTGACAATCTCCTTCATCCTTTCCGCCTTGGTGGTAGACGGCTCGTTCAACTTAACAATAGGCTTTTACATTACTCTTTTTTGCAAAAGTCTGAAGATTTCAGTACACTTCATTGATGGTCAGAACCGAATCATTACATATCAACTACAATTTGGCATCGGGAGTTTATAGGAATATTTCTGTCGGCGAAGTTTTATCGTGCATATAAGGAAAATTACCCTTGTCCTGAAGATATTGTAGTCGGGATATCAGGATGGTTGAAAGATGATACATTTGTACTAATTAATTCTACTTATGACTTGTGGAAGGCTGATCCTAATGCAAAAGTATCCCCAATAGTATTAACTGATGGAGAGAAGAATAATACTTTGTTCTATGCTGTTGAAAAAGATCCATCTGGTTCCCTAGTCGATAAACAATCAGAAATATTATTAACTGCATTTAATCTTGATAATAAGAATTTTGGATTTTGTAAGTTTAACCCTTATACCGGTCGATCTGTTCTTCTATCTTTGGAAGCAAGGTATTCAGGACATTTGCAGGACTTGTATACTCATTTTGGAGAAGAGGATTTAATTCGTTCATCCAATGGAAAGGCATTTTTGGTAAGACGGGAGAAGGCCGATTCTGAACCGAATTATTACTTCAGTCAGGATTTACGATATTTTTCTGCATTGTCTGATATACAGCCACACAAGCAATTTAATTGGCTAAAGGCGGAATTATGTACCTATAAAGATCAGGCAGGAAATAACCTACAGGGAGTATTGTATAAGCCAGAAAATTTCGATTCCGCTAAAAGCTATCCTGTGATTTTTAACATCTATGAAACGAAAAGTAACCTTCTTAATAATTTTGATAAACCGGTTTTGGCTGTTGCCGATTTTTCAATTCCCATATTGGTAAGTAATGGATATGTCGTTTTCTTGCCCGACATAGCAGGCAGGAGCAAGTATAGCGGAGATGGAGCATTAAATTCGGTGAATGCAGCAATTGACTTTATGTCTAATTTTTCATGGGTAAATACAGCGAAGCTGGCCTTAGTAGGCCATAGTTTTGGTGGTTTTGAGACTAATTATATTATAACACACTCTAAAAGGTTTGCTGCTGCAGTTTCTGGCGCTGGTATTAGTGACATGATCAGATTAGCGAGCGGCATTTGGGGTGATGGTGATAGTCAACAAAGTTTTGCTCAAACGACTTATTTGATGATGGAATCAACTTTAGCTGATGATCCGGATACTTATATTAGAAACTCCCCCATTCTTTCTTCAAAGAACGTGACCGCCCCACTGTTATTTATGCATAATGATGGCGATGGAAGTGTGAATTTTGAACAAACAAGATCTTTCTTTATTGTATTGCGTGATTTAAATAAGCCGTGTTGGTGGATAAATTATAGGGGTCAAAGTCATGGAGTGAGCGGAGAAACTAATCAGTATGATTTCAACAAAAAAGTATGGGAATTTTTAGACCACTACCTCAAAGACAAGCCGATGCCTGAATGGATGAAAGAGCATATATAGAGCGCCTGTACTTGAGTTACAGACAAAGGGGTAGGTAGGGGCTTTGCCCCTAACCGCTATTTGGTATATCCAAGCCTCAGGATGATCGGGCTGGATACCGGCATTTGCTGTCTGGCCATGAAGTCGTAAACTAACTGTATGTTGCCTTTCAGCTTGGCATTGATTTTATATTTTTTACTGATTCCGATAAGGGCGCTTGGTTTCCAGTTATTCCAGGCCTTCAGGTCATTTCCATTGCGAATGGTGGTGATGTATTTGGCCTCGGCTCCACCGTATACATAGAAAGAGCCTTTTAGCTTCCAGTCCAGGAAACTCCGCAGGCCGATGCCCTGATGCGAGAAGCGGATGTGGTTCCAGCCGGTACCCATACCCAGGGTGTAAGATACTCCAAGACCGGCACTGCTTCTACCGTTTAGCTTATATGCGGCCTGCCCGGCTATTTCTGTGCTGGAGGGAAAATACTGTGAGGTCTTTTGAAATTGGATATTCCCGCCCAATTCCAGCCGGTGAAGAAAGGTTTTGCTTTTAAAGGGATTGGGTTTGAAATCTGGTTCATCAGACATCGTGCTCATGTTGGGCAGTTTATCCTTGTATTTAGAAAACGCCTGTTGGGCATTGTCCATCAACTGAGAAACTGCCTGACGCGATGCCGGATTGTTGCCTACGCGCTGTCTGAGGGCTTCTTCTACCATCGCGCGGGTTTGAAGGCCTTCGATTTGGGCGGTTGCACCTGTAGCTGGTAGACCCAATAGCCCGGAAAACTGGGAGTTCCGCTGCATAAAGTCTTTATAGATCTTGCTTTTGGACAATAGTTCCAGCGCTTTCTTTTCGGCCTTCTTTTTATCGCTCAGCAGGCTTTTATATTCTTTCACTTGCTGATTATAGTAGTAGGCATCTTTGCTGATTGCCTGGAGGTTTTTAGACAAACCAGTAAATTGGGCCAGCTGGGCTTTAAGCGCTTTTTGCTGCTCTTTGATGTATCGCTCAATCTGCGCAGCATTATCCAGTGATTGCTGCAAGGATTGAATGCCGCTGACAGCGCCTTGTAGCTTTTCTTTGCTGCCTTGCAGGAGTTCCTGATTGCCCCCAAGGAATTTTAAGGATGTGGCCATACTATCCAGCGCGGGTACATGCTGTTTGATACCTGGTGGCAATTGCAATTTTCCGGATTTCATGGCAGTTTTTAGGCCACGCAAACTGTCCAATCCTTTGCGGAATATGCCTTCGGCCTGTTCAGGGCTGATCTTTTTTACCTTTCGGTAGAGCTTTTCCTCCTGTCGCAGCAGCTTGCTGACTGCTTTTTCTGCACTGGCGTCAATACGGTTGGATACTTTTTCAGATTTTTTCTCGATACTTCCAAGGTAGTTTTGAGGAAGGGCAAACAGGCTATCTTGCGCACTGGCCGGTAAACTAAACATAACGAATAGCCATAAGCAATACAGATGCTTCATGTGTAATGATTTGTACAGGGTAATGAATGTTACGGTTTATTGAGTGCTATAATGGGCAGTATCTGGGGCTCCACTTATAGGTATCGGGCTAAACTGTTCAAGTTAATAATGACAATTTTTTGCTTCACTAAGATAGGACAGCTTTTTGAGAAAATCGAATTTTTCCTGGTCGCGTAAAGGTTTTTGTATGACAGTGATCTACCAGATCCTTTCATCACGACGTATTTGAAAAGTGAATAGCTACATATTATTCACTAATTGTCCCTTATACCAGGCTTCAAACTTATTTCTTTCTGCAAAAATGGTGATTGTAGGCAACTCATTCATACTTCCAACCGCGATATTCATACTAAATTCGTCAATGCCAGCTACTTCATCAAGAACCAAAAGTTGAAGATCCTCTTTGGATGGTAGGTTGAAAACATCACCTATAGGCTCGAATGCAATCATCATGTCTGCTTCTGTAGTATTTGATAATTTGATTTTTTTCATAATTAATCGAATAATGTAAGTATTGTTCAATAAGGCAATAACAAAATGGAAGATGTTGCATTACCCGTGTTAGAAAACGAATGGAATGAAAAGATGTTGATTGAAACAGGAGCTAATTTCGCCCAATGCTGTGGTAAATGCAAGCATCCGGGTAGGGAGAATCAGGAATAAGTACTTCCAGTATCTTTTCACCTGTATCATCGCATTGCAGCATTTAAGGGTAAGGAAGGGGATAATTACAGTAAAGGTAAAGGAAGCCCGGGCAATGCACACCGCCGGAAATCAACCATTAGTCGGGCACATTACGCCCATTCCTGATTCCCCGAAAGGTTAGGCTCGAAACGCAGGTTTTGCTGCATCACGGCAATATGGCTCAACACCACATCATTGAATAGCGTTGCTTCCAGCATATCTCCGCAATGACAGTTAGTGCTGGCATCAGCCAGCAGCCGCTTCACTGAATGACGTACGGTCTTCGCTGGCTGCTTTTTCAGGATGGCTTTCAGCTTCTGTGTCACGTTGCCTGGTGTTGTATGTAGTAAGTGAAGATCTGATAGTATCCTGCTGGCCTGCCGGCTACCAATGATCACTTCATTAAGGAATATAAGCAGCTTGTCTTGTATGGAGTTGTCGTTATCTAAAAAGTTGGTCATGTCTTTAAACTTTATACTGATCTAATGACAATCGCATGCATCATGCGTTACATGGGGTGTACAGCAAGTTACGAAAAGGGAGAGAACGCGCATTCCAACTTTTGTGTGAGAAGACCACAGTTGTTGCGCTTATTGATTTACAAACCAGGGTATTTCGCCGTAGTAGGTATCTAAATTATCATAATCCCCACCCTCCAGATACTGCAACGCCCTGCCGGCTTCTTCGCCGGTTTGTGTTTTCAGATAGGCGATGGTCTCCTGTATGCCGGCAAAGGGAATCAGTTGCCCGTCGACGTAACAGTAGGTATCGAAATCAATTCTTTTTGCCTCCCAGACCCTCATACAGTCTTCCACTTGTTGGTGTTTTCCCAGTAGGTAACAGGCCAGCATGAGGCTAGCACCTGAAATGTCCTCATCCGGGTCTTTCCTCAGCTCAGACAGGGTGCGTAGCAGTTCCAGTACAAACGGCCTGTTTTGATGCTGATTGAAATAGTGTATCATCTCTATCCGTAAGTCTGTGTCGTCGTTGACTTCCTGTATCGTTTCCCTGGAGATCCTGCCGGTCTGCGCCAGTTCCTGTATGATATCTTCGGTTTTCATTTGTCGGATCGTGCTTTATTTAATAGGAGTAAAGGTCTTTAGCATTGGTAGGGTTCATGTGCCCACCGGTGAACCCAACACAAACGCCCTTACACATCGCCATCGCTATGCATAAGGGCGCTTTTTATCAGCACCGACTATGCAGTGGCCAGTTGCCTGGTTTTTCTTGATCTCATATACACCACCAGGCACGTGAATGCAATGATCAGAATAACCGGTAGTATCAGCGTCACCTGCAGTACTTCCGGGCCTGCGAGGTTCCTTGCTGCTGCCAGCGCAGCCGCTTCAGGCGTTCCCTCCACGGCCGTCGAATAGGTTTGCAGGGTAGCGCCTGCCGGAAGATGTTTTACAATGAGCCCATCATAAAATCCGCCCATGAACATCGTGTAGATAGATACTGCAAACATGCCTGCTCCTCCCATCAGGTTAAGCCCCAGTGCGCCGGACTGCGGGATGTTCTCCGCCACAAACCCGATCATGGTAGGCCAGAAGTAACATACGCCAATACCAAAGATCACCGCAGCAAAGAATACCGAACTTCCTGTAAAGGTGCTCAGCATATAAAGCCCTGCCGCAGCAAATATAGCTGAGAACAACAATACACCCTGTGGCGCCAGTTTCTTAACTATTGGCTTGGCAAAAGCCCTGCCCACCACCATGATGCCTGTCGTCAGCGTAAGCAGGAGCAGGGCATTACTGGTCACATTTTTTAGTAACATACCTATCCACTGACCTGTGAACAGTTCTGTAATGGCTGTCATCAGCATACAAACAAGCATGAAGAGGAACAGCGGCGAAAGCACGGCTCTGTACATGTCTCCGCTGGAGTAACCGGACGAGACCCTTTCGGTAGGGGGAAAATCAAGTTTTGAAAACAGGAAGCCATAGACAGCGGTCGGGATCAGCATGGTCGCTACCTGCAATTGCCAGCCCAGATTCAGTTTAAGGAACAGGGTCACGATTAACGTACCAATGACGATACCGCCCGGGAACCAGAGATGGAAATAATTCAGCCGGGTGGTCTTTTCCTTTGGATACAATGTAGCCACCAGCGGATTACACGCTGCTTCTACCGTACCATTGGCAATACCGATCAGCAGCGTAGAGAAGAAAAGCGCCCAGTAACCCTGTGCAAAGATCGTGAGTACAATGCCCGTCAGGTGAAAAAGAAAAGCACCTACAAGCAGGCGTTTCATACCAATAATGTCAACGATCATTCCGCCGATCACGATCGCCAGTGGAAATCCCCAGAACGCAGTCGCAGTAATAGTACCCAGCTGCGTTGCATTCAGGTTAAAATCTAACCCTAACTGGGTCATCATGCCGGCCCGGATGCCGAAGGAGAGAGAGGTCACTAATAAAGCCAGGCAGCTCGCCCAGAACAGCTTGTTCGTTTGGATGTTTTGCATATACGTGGTTTTGGACAGTAAAAATTTCTGTTGTAGCATGCCGCCCCTTCCTTATCGGCGGATGCCACATTTTATCCTTCTGTTATGGTTTGATCAAAAAGCGTTTTGCTGGCTGTTTGCCGGTATATCCCGGAATTTTGCGATATAAATTGGACATTGGTTCGCATCAGTGCCCGTGAAGTATTAAAATACAAAAATAAATAGAATTTTTATGATATTTAATGGGGAAGCAGGGGATTGTCTGACGCCCTGCTCCCGTATCACATTTCCTTTATCTTAGGCCAACAGCCAATGAAAAGATTCATTCACTTCTTTACAGGTGCCCTCTTCGGTGGATGCATCGTTTACCTATACTTTTTCTTTTTCTCGCCGGAGTACCGCCAGAAAAGACAACGAGATACCTGGAACAGAAGGTTGAAAGAATGCAAATCCGCTATGACAAAGCCGAGCTGAAATTTTTTATGAATAAGTAATTGTACAGCAGTATGATGTGTGCCGGGCGACGTCCGGTCCTCCCATCAGCATAGCATCCGCTCCTGATCTTCTCTCCAATGACTGAGCTACCTGTATACTAATGGTTTACCAGGCATCAGGTCTTCATATTTTTGCATTAC
The DNA window shown above is from Chitinophaga agri and carries:
- a CDS encoding S9 family peptidase; the encoded protein is MVQNGRLNKLKVGSAESTEIARTGGFTLFAGAGAQYLIYKSDSSKQTVIINLNTENNLSFANVEEYKISPTGNSLILKVAETPNLNTLTSLNLSTGVYRDIYSGSAVSHLIFSKSGADIAFTTDTGKLLTLWLYDHTMTTASPILQPRHMPNDKVISVDDIWEFSDDSRMLYFTFLPDVNYIKKPTDPDIWSYQDQILYSQYKMNAFKGPREWRNLTTLDINSGKVTQLLFGNEHKGSVLHKISGDKFVIEVIDTSLISKRAADKPYKSYYMVNGSTGQRTLLRSSSITSIYDIKFSPDNRFITYRDGQDDVYKCFDVPLNAIYDFTQEINKQMLHYDGRTRSTLPNYKGVIGWIKGTTHVLMVGMHGIWELDVTGKCSPRNLTANGKNDGLIHYSFCEKMDNQVIDPSKDLYVYGVNHKTKESSLYRLNIKRKIFQELYAGNFFWAEPYGEVPKRYFQRAKNADAFIVAFPTVDKTPDLFFTTQFRKFDTLTTLYPEKKYNWLTSELHTYKDELGNVCQGLLYKPENFNPDKKYPIILYFYQNISNTLNEPLSVDPVSSGLNIPHLVSNGYLVFQPDIYIEKGKFGQYVLMSINAAADHLSTFNYIDSNKMAIAGHSYGGYEVNQIITHTNRFSAALSGAGFSSIVNNTFDLGVVNEEVRSFSRINSRMTVDFEDAPQLYIDNSPIFKTKNIQTPVLFLHSEDDRNVPFYHSLQMFLSLRHQGKKAWLLSYKDGGHGVGSLENRIDYMKKTKEFFDYYLKNEPIPGWMQRHIKY
- the tnpC gene encoding IS66 family transposase, with the translated sequence MRPELITSITDALQQVSTLTMANAYLSESVSRERITFGKIIYDLNNQLEAKQEECVKLNKYFHQAHKIMLDREQIIKDLEERILILEKANAEMREKAEAGLRKEVQLREFCDILMGKKSEKFIPESAVVNVAIQQTLGAEFDVQELEEIISVAVTPACVQQANHEIIKGNRKRKRYQAHLGRRVQPSWLEVQTETIDISIDKTGLKPTGKKVTTFYDYPPGKIIKVQQEHLQYINDEKQIICEPVKPRMVEKGTAGNRLLAYLHSRRFGYRDPYYRQLRFIKNTTGVDFAASTVDGWEEICYKKLQRLLRCLWKVIMQSKYIKADKTKLKYLSDVGKGKPSNGWLWVFLSPEHKLVLFEFNPSRSQHIPAEVLKDFKGILQTDGLGSYTAAFKNNDEVTMMSCLVHIRRGFRKAEAYDKKLVAEVLTLFNVIYRIEAYADKNKSTPDQRLQLRQKYTVQFLNKIKSGLLHQQNQGHLPGTPIAKAVNYALGQWPRLRAFTENGYVDPDNSGAERVIRPVTIFHKNLMFAGNEHGAERVALFYSLIESCHLNNIDPFTYLCDIYDSLHDCPANQLINLLPHNWKKKG
- the tnpB gene encoding IS66 family insertion sequence element accessory protein TnpB (TnpB, as the term is used for proteins encoded by IS66 family insertion elements, is considered an accessory protein, since TnpC, encoded by a neighboring gene, is a DDE family transposase.) produces the protein MLSLAGYNFYLYTHNTDMRMGINGLSGIVRNIMNQDPLNRGVIYLFFNGRRTQVKMLVFEGDGHALYNKD
- the tnpA gene encoding IS66 family insertion sequence element accessory protein TnpA, coding for MKEIVSNYPCSGKTIKEYCAANKIKVKTFYYWLCK
- a CDS encoding alpha/beta hydrolase family protein, which produces MKDDTFVLINSTYDLWKADPNAKVSPIVLTDGEKNNTLFYAVEKDPSGSLVDKQSEILLTAFNLDNKNFGFCKFNPYTGRSVLLSLEARYSGHLQDLYTHFGEEDLIRSSNGKAFLVRREKADSEPNYYFSQDLRYFSALSDIQPHKQFNWLKAELCTYKDQAGNNLQGVLYKPENFDSAKSYPVIFNIYETKSNLLNNFDKPVLAVADFSIPILVSNGYVVFLPDIAGRSKYSGDGALNSVNAAIDFMSNFSWVNTAKLALVGHSFGGFETNYIITHSKRFAAAVSGAGISDMIRLASGIWGDGDSQQSFAQTTYLMMESTLADDPDTYIRNSPILSSKNVTAPLLFMHNDGDGSVNFEQTRSFFIVLRDLNKPCWWINYRGQSHGVSGETNQYDFNKKVWEFLDHYLKDKPMPEWMKEHI
- a CDS encoding MFS transporter — translated: MQNIQTNKLFWASCLALLVTSLSFGIRAGMMTQLGLDFNLNATQLGTITATAFWGFPLAIVIGGMIVDIIGMKRLLVGAFLFHLTGIVLTIFAQGYWALFFSTLLIGIANGTVEAACNPLVATLYPKEKTTRLNYFHLWFPGGIVIGTLIVTLFLKLNLGWQLQVATMLIPTAVYGFLFSKLDFPPTERVSSGYSSGDMYRAVLSPLFLFMLVCMLMTAITELFTGQWIGMLLKNVTSNALLLLTLTTGIMVVGRAFAKPIVKKLAPQGVLLFSAIFAAAGLYMLSTFTGSSVFFAAVIFGIGVCYFWPTMIGFVAENIPQSGALGLNLMGGAGMFAVSIYTMFMGGFYDGLIVKHLPAGATLQTYSTAVEGTPEAAALAAARNLAGPEVLQVTLILPVILIIAFTCLVVYMRSRKTRQLATA